From the Sphingomonas phyllosphaerae 5.2 genome, one window contains:
- a CDS encoding UvrD-helicase domain-containing protein, with protein MSSVAPTIESFPDVVTAALERTGPNARQREAIAATRDQPLFVVAGPGTGKTTTLVLRALSFTFVDGISPEDILITTFTKKAGREIRSRLIEWGTDIREHLLGIAQAAGDTAYAEFLSIVDVNRYVAGTLDSICEEAVRDMRGPNEAPPVVLDESAARALLARRGEISRELTSVGDGLRAYLGRYAFSGDPVRTVGEATAVARTVVDRLIQDRVDLQAFAGAHPDQASRAAILRVKERYEQHLATTNQLDFALLEQSFLRKLEAGLLPRSMVELKALLVDEYQDTNPLQEAIYFELVRCTGATLTVVGDDDQSLYRFRGATIELFRDFQTRCVEALGCAAPTLVLLEENYRSSDQIVSFFNDFVQNDGDFAGARVVLPPPHVRQVVPTTGAAAIGVLGMFRDDADTLAADLADFLNRLFRQGGRIPRPNEDTLEEPILPATDGGDLGDAVFLSHSVAERTRGFMGNPGRDRLPRLLRNALEQRSIGVFNPRGRALRDIEIVQQFLGLALESLDPGPIGGGGPIQDDMAITNDAKRFLNQWRASVQDLMSANPVNSRGIHLMDRVLRWQSFAAGAPERESEWPLLDIIYSYLPWFPPFQDDPEAQVYLEAITRAIANASTFSGYKAAIQREDPHRVRSIQSAYRDVFGPIADDLVAVDEEIMPSVPRDRLNIMTIHQAKGLEFPLVIVDISSDFKTNNAQQRFKRFPEDPSSVALMEDDFASVTPVGPARLARDGMQRTFEDLIRLYYVAYSRPQTLLLLVGCQQGLQYKTKVPNVAKFWRRDRSWPWISDPNLRRAPVDANQLPFIRI; from the coding sequence ATGTCATCAGTAGCACCGACGATCGAGTCGTTCCCGGACGTGGTGACGGCCGCGCTAGAGAGAACGGGGCCGAACGCGAGGCAGCGCGAGGCCATCGCGGCGACGCGCGACCAGCCGTTGTTCGTCGTCGCCGGCCCTGGAACCGGCAAGACCACGACGCTGGTCCTCCGCGCGCTCTCCTTCACCTTCGTCGACGGAATATCCCCGGAGGACATCCTCATCACGACCTTCACGAAGAAGGCCGGGAGGGAGATCCGTTCGCGGCTGATCGAGTGGGGCACCGACATACGGGAGCATCTGCTCGGCATCGCCCAGGCCGCCGGTGACACCGCCTATGCCGAATTCCTCTCCATCGTCGACGTGAACCGATACGTCGCGGGAACCCTAGACAGCATCTGCGAGGAGGCCGTGCGCGACATGCGCGGTCCGAACGAGGCACCACCGGTCGTCCTCGACGAATCGGCGGCCAGGGCGCTTCTCGCCAGGCGCGGCGAGATCAGCCGCGAACTCACCTCGGTCGGCGACGGACTGAGGGCCTATCTCGGCCGCTACGCGTTCAGCGGGGACCCGGTCCGGACGGTGGGCGAAGCCACCGCCGTCGCCAGAACCGTGGTGGACAGGCTCATCCAGGACCGCGTCGATCTGCAGGCCTTCGCCGGAGCGCACCCGGACCAAGCCTCGCGCGCGGCGATCCTGCGCGTCAAGGAACGCTACGAGCAGCACCTCGCCACGACCAACCAGCTCGACTTCGCGCTTCTCGAGCAGTCGTTCCTGCGCAAGCTGGAGGCGGGACTGCTACCCCGCAGCATGGTCGAGCTGAAGGCCCTGCTCGTCGACGAATACCAGGATACCAACCCGCTCCAGGAGGCCATCTACTTCGAACTGGTCCGGTGCACCGGGGCGACGCTCACCGTCGTCGGTGACGACGACCAGTCGCTCTACCGGTTCCGCGGCGCGACGATCGAGCTGTTCCGCGACTTCCAGACGCGGTGCGTCGAGGCCCTCGGCTGCGCGGCGCCGACCCTCGTCCTCCTCGAGGAGAACTACAGGTCCTCGGACCAGATCGTCTCGTTCTTCAACGACTTCGTCCAGAACGACGGCGACTTCGCCGGCGCACGGGTCGTGCTTCCCCCACCGCATGTCAGGCAGGTCGTCCCGACCACCGGGGCCGCCGCGATCGGCGTGCTGGGCATGTTCAGGGACGACGCCGACACGTTAGCGGCCGATCTCGCCGATTTCCTCAATCGGCTCTTCCGCCAAGGTGGCCGAATCCCACGCCCGAACGAGGACACGCTCGAGGAGCCCATCCTGCCAGCGACGGACGGCGGCGACCTCGGGGACGCGGTCTTCCTTTCGCACAGCGTGGCCGAGCGCACCCGCGGCTTCATGGGCAACCCGGGCCGCGATCGTCTGCCCCGGCTCCTGCGCAACGCACTGGAGCAGCGCTCGATCGGCGTCTTCAACCCGAGAGGCAGGGCACTGCGTGACATCGAGATCGTCCAGCAGTTCCTAGGTCTGGCGCTCGAGAGTCTGGACCCCGGTCCGATCGGCGGCGGCGGCCCGATCCAGGACGACATGGCGATCACGAACGACGCCAAGCGGTTCCTCAACCAGTGGCGGGCCTCGGTGCAGGACCTGATGAGCGCAAATCCGGTGAACTCGCGGGGCATCCACCTGATGGACCGCGTCTTGCGCTGGCAGAGCTTCGCGGCGGGCGCGCCGGAGCGGGAGAGCGAATGGCCGCTCCTCGACATCATCTACAGCTACCTGCCCTGGTTCCCTCCGTTCCAAGACGATCCTGAGGCACAGGTCTACCTCGAGGCGATCACCCGCGCCATCGCGAACGCCTCCACCTTCTCTGGCTACAAGGCCGCCATCCAGCGCGAGGACCCTCACCGGGTCCGGTCGATCCAATCCGCCTATCGCGACGTCTTCGGGCCGATCGCGGATGACCTCGTCGCGGTGGATGAGGAGATCATGCCTAGCGTGCCGCGCGACCGGCTCAACATCATGACGATCCATCAGGCGAAGGGGCTCGAGTTCCCGCTGGTAATCGTCGACATTTCCTCTGACTTCAAGACGAACAACGCGCAGCAGCGGTTCAAGCGGTTCCCCGAGGATCCGTCCTCGGTGGCGCTCATGGAGGACGACTTCGCCTCGGTCACCCCGGTGGGGCCCGCCCGCCTCGCGCGTGACGGGATGCAGCGTACCTTCGAGGACCTCATCCGCCTCTACTACGTTGCCTACAGCCGGCCACAGACCCTGCTGCTCCTAGTCGGTTGCCAACAGGGCCTGCAATACAAGACCAAGGTGCCGAACGTCGCGAAGTTTTGGCGGCGTGACCGGTCTTGGCCATGGATCAGCGACCCCAACCTACGGCGCGCACCCGTCGATGCCAACCAGCTCCCCTTCATCAGGATCTGA
- a CDS encoding PD-(D/E)XK nuclease family protein produces MLLARKRPERLVPEYSLTGDLLSFRRCARQYRYQNGSSLPPSRPVQLWYGEFIHGVLENAYRLWESSGGALTFPLPYERITTADSIAEPPAGLSPHDVRNLGWPVEQALLHQNKRARSRAARSAAYRRAEATLNMLGPYLFPLIAQAEERVLGTRSVPNAGAEQFRAERYALHGVIDVLTEIELTEAATDNLIRRAVQEQCPGLTGEFEVIVDYKGSRRPRVDSSEWQDGAWQVQTYAWLRHQQRRSRRVAAGILIYINELAPGDADIGLIRTDMNLGRTDVEPTRDSDRRMLENWRPGSRADLSADFRFARAIRVIPVDEESIAEATTAFDETVANVERRVKLEAEAVSILQTWNDDCDDRKTCAACDFRYFCDGYLRNGNPAGAEDLIEDEI; encoded by the coding sequence ATGCTTCTCGCGAGAAAGCGCCCCGAGCGCCTGGTCCCGGAATACTCCTTGACCGGAGACCTGCTGTCCTTTCGGCGTTGCGCCAGGCAATACCGCTACCAGAACGGAAGCTCGCTGCCGCCCTCGCGACCGGTGCAACTCTGGTATGGCGAGTTCATCCACGGCGTGCTGGAGAACGCCTACCGGCTCTGGGAAAGCAGCGGCGGCGCGCTGACCTTCCCGCTGCCATATGAGCGCATCACCACGGCCGACTCGATCGCTGAGCCACCCGCCGGGCTGTCCCCGCACGACGTGCGCAACCTCGGATGGCCGGTGGAGCAGGCGCTCCTCCACCAGAACAAGCGCGCGCGCAGCCGGGCCGCGCGCAGCGCCGCATACCGCCGCGCCGAAGCCACACTCAACATGCTCGGACCCTACCTGTTCCCGCTCATCGCGCAGGCCGAGGAGCGCGTGCTGGGGACCAGATCCGTCCCCAATGCCGGCGCCGAGCAGTTCCGGGCCGAACGCTACGCACTCCACGGCGTGATCGACGTCCTGACCGAGATCGAACTGACGGAAGCCGCCACGGACAACCTGATCAGGCGCGCGGTCCAAGAGCAGTGCCCGGGGCTGACGGGCGAGTTCGAGGTGATCGTCGACTACAAGGGCAGCCGGCGTCCCCGCGTGGACAGCTCGGAATGGCAGGACGGCGCCTGGCAGGTGCAGACCTACGCATGGCTCCGCCACCAGCAGCGACGCAGCCGCCGGGTCGCCGCGGGCATCCTCATTTACATCAACGAGCTGGCACCGGGCGACGCGGACATCGGCCTGATCCGGACCGACATGAACCTGGGTCGGACCGACGTCGAACCGACGCGCGACAGCGATCGCCGGATGCTGGAAAACTGGCGCCCGGGAAGCCGCGCGGACCTCAGCGCCGACTTCCGCTTCGCCAGGGCGATCCGGGTCATCCCGGTCGACGAGGAGAGCATCGCGGAGGCGACCACCGCATTCGACGAAACCGTCGCGAACGTCGAGCGACGGGTGAAGCTCGAGGCCGAAGCTGTCAGCATCCTACAGACCTGGAACGACGACTGCGACGACCGCAAGACCTGCGCCGCGTGCGACTTCAGGTATTTCTGCGACGGCTATCTGCGGAACGGCAACCCGGCCGGCGCCGAGGACCTGATCGAGGACGAGATCTGA
- a CDS encoding 6-pyruvoyl trahydropterin synthase family protein: MFELSKDFRFDAAHTLKRSIDADSSRRIHGHSYRAQVVVRGIPDPATGMIMDLGALDAAMASARDGLDHRFLDEVVDLGPATMENLALWVWRTLEPHCKGLARVVIYRDASGESCAYFGEPA, translated from the coding sequence ATGTTCGAGCTCAGCAAGGACTTCAGGTTCGACGCGGCGCACACGCTGAAGCGCTCGATCGACGCCGATTCCAGCCGACGCATCCACGGCCACTCGTATCGTGCCCAGGTCGTCGTCCGCGGCATCCCGGACCCTGCGACGGGCATGATCATGGACCTGGGAGCGCTTGACGCCGCCATGGCCTCGGCACGGGACGGTCTCGACCACCGCTTCCTCGACGAGGTTGTTGACCTCGGCCCAGCCACGATGGAGAACCTCGCGCTGTGGGTTTGGCGCACGCTGGAGCCGCACTGCAAGGGTCTCGCTCGCGTGGTCATCTACCGGGACGCGAGCGGGGAATCCTGCGCCTATTTCGGAGAGCCGGCATGA
- a CDS encoding DGQHR domain-containing protein: MDFPYDAFVFHQRPDGGGPQLAVFIAPAGEVSTWSTVDPLGPDNPMAPQREPAPARIASIARFFQGDMRNTIPTAIVIGLREHFQLDLQAGGTARLTISNGAADDLKPALVIDGQHRLRGMAAADQAMSVPIVAVLGADDLEMAFQFLVINNKSARVPRDHIRALALNYGEDELRERLKSARLTLDPNLASVGVLDEAAESPFAGMIAWLNNPAEDRVIVPASIEAMAAEAKSMGFSEFEDPDTLNAYLMAVWSEVKSQWPQLFTAGNKLLGKVGLTCMTHYITRTIKTWGRNPHLRETVNVGDPDKVRANTRDILASLTPSFFQAEWKSTSYDTRAGRQFVLDDLETMSSNILNGEPWFEDLNVVDRAAATAADAGSVVAAAIVGFEDQAGE, translated from the coding sequence ATGGACTTCCCATACGATGCTTTCGTCTTCCATCAGCGCCCTGACGGCGGCGGTCCGCAACTCGCCGTGTTCATCGCTCCGGCCGGAGAAGTCTCCACTTGGTCGACGGTGGACCCCCTCGGTCCGGACAATCCGATGGCTCCTCAGCGCGAGCCCGCGCCAGCCAGGATCGCCAGCATCGCCCGGTTCTTCCAAGGCGACATGCGCAACACCATTCCGACCGCGATCGTCATCGGCCTAAGGGAGCACTTTCAGCTCGACTTGCAGGCCGGCGGAACCGCGCGCCTAACGATCTCCAACGGCGCGGCGGACGACCTCAAGCCCGCGCTCGTGATCGACGGGCAGCATCGCTTGCGCGGGATGGCGGCGGCGGACCAGGCAATGTCGGTGCCAATCGTGGCCGTGCTCGGCGCTGACGATCTGGAGATGGCGTTTCAGTTCCTGGTGATCAACAACAAGTCGGCGCGTGTGCCGCGAGATCACATCCGAGCCCTTGCCCTCAACTACGGCGAAGATGAATTGCGCGAGCGGCTGAAGTCCGCGCGCCTCACGCTCGACCCAAACCTAGCGTCGGTCGGTGTGCTCGACGAGGCAGCTGAGAGTCCGTTCGCGGGCATGATCGCCTGGCTGAACAATCCCGCCGAGGATCGCGTCATCGTCCCGGCTTCCATCGAAGCGATGGCGGCAGAGGCGAAGTCGATGGGCTTCTCCGAGTTCGAGGATCCAGATACGCTCAATGCCTACCTGATGGCTGTCTGGAGCGAAGTTAAGTCCCAATGGCCTCAGCTGTTCACCGCTGGGAACAAGCTACTGGGTAAAGTCGGGCTCACTTGCATGACGCATTACATCACCAGGACGATCAAGACCTGGGGCCGCAATCCACACCTGCGTGAGACCGTGAACGTGGGTGATCCCGACAAGGTTCGCGCGAACACCCGTGATATCCTCGCCTCGCTCACACCCTCATTCTTTCAAGCAGAGTGGAAGAGCACAAGTTACGACACCCGTGCAGGGCGCCAGTTCGTTCTCGACGATCTCGAGACGATGTCATCAAACATATTGAACGGCGAACCGTGGTTCGAGGACTTGAACGTCGTCGACCGCGCCGCCGCGACCGCCGCTGACGCGGGCTCCGTCGTCGCCGCCGCCATCGTCGGGTTCGAGGACCAGGCCGGGGAATAG
- the dbpB gene encoding DGQHR domain-containing protein DpdB produces MTEKLEFDVIVPRQNAAVPVFTFAAKASDVRRIARIERAGRDAGGVLSGFQRPQIAAHIREIRDYLEKPTAILPNPIVVAFTGRASLRPVGGAGSGIQRLTIDLSDGAPGLIVDGQQRFTALNEIADRDFELLVSGFICDGAEELQRQFILINNTRPLPKALVYELLPQVSDLPLRMSNRSQAALLTEALNYRADSSLRGLIRQQTNPKGIIRDTVLQRLIMASLTDGALRLHAGDDRTLMENGSRLISEYFHAVQTVFEKEWKGRTPKDSRLLHGAGIIAMGYVMEALHVMTGATEREEFADGLRLLRGKTAWTEGEWTFGGERRRWNGLQNVPSDIRQLSLHLVQVLKRGLAEREQAA; encoded by the coding sequence ATGACGGAAAAACTCGAGTTCGATGTAATCGTGCCCAGGCAGAACGCGGCGGTGCCAGTCTTCACGTTCGCGGCCAAGGCGTCCGACGTGCGGCGGATCGCGCGGATAGAACGCGCGGGCCGCGACGCGGGCGGCGTGCTGAGCGGCTTCCAGCGTCCCCAGATCGCCGCCCACATCCGGGAAATCCGCGATTATCTCGAGAAGCCCACGGCGATCCTGCCCAACCCGATCGTGGTCGCGTTCACCGGCCGCGCGTCCCTCAGGCCCGTCGGCGGCGCGGGAAGCGGGATCCAGCGGCTCACGATCGACCTCTCCGACGGCGCGCCCGGGCTGATCGTCGATGGCCAGCAGCGCTTCACGGCACTCAACGAGATCGCCGACCGCGACTTCGAGCTTCTGGTATCGGGCTTCATCTGCGACGGCGCCGAGGAACTGCAGCGGCAGTTCATCCTGATCAACAACACCCGGCCGCTCCCCAAGGCACTCGTCTACGAACTGCTGCCGCAGGTCTCCGACCTTCCGCTGCGGATGTCGAACCGAAGCCAGGCCGCACTCCTGACCGAGGCGCTGAACTACCGCGCGGACTCGTCGCTCCGCGGCCTCATCCGTCAGCAGACCAATCCGAAGGGCATCATCCGCGACACCGTCCTCCAGCGCCTCATCATGGCCTCGCTGACGGACGGTGCCCTACGCCTCCACGCCGGGGACGACCGGACGCTGATGGAGAACGGGAGCCGCCTGATCAGCGAGTATTTCCACGCGGTCCAGACCGTCTTCGAGAAGGAGTGGAAGGGGCGGACCCCGAAGGACTCCCGCCTGCTGCACGGCGCGGGGATCATCGCGATGGGATACGTCATGGAGGCGCTCCACGTCATGACGGGGGCCACCGAGCGCGAAGAGTTCGCGGACGGGCTGCGCCTGCTTCGCGGCAAGACCGCATGGACCGAGGGCGAGTGGACCTTCGGCGGCGAGCGCAGGCGATGGAACGGCCTGCAGAACGTCCCGTCGGACATCCGCCAGCTGTCGCTGCACCTCGTGCAGGTGCTCAAGCGCGGGCTCGCCGAACGCGAACAGGCGGCCTGA
- the queE gene encoding 7-carboxy-7-deazaguanine synthase, protein MAYSVKEIFYTLQGEGRNAGRAAVFCRFAGCNLWSGREADRQTAACAFCDTDFVGTDGDGGGRFANAAALAAAIGATWEATTWQGRRLVVMTGGEPLLQVDAALVEALHADGFEVAVETNGTIAPPAGVDWLCVSPKGTAKMAVTSGDELKLVFPQRDARPADFDHLDFRHRLLQPMDGPDVEQNTAATVAFCMANPDWRLSLQTHKQLGIR, encoded by the coding sequence ATGGCCTATTCGGTCAAGGAGATCTTCTACACGCTGCAGGGCGAGGGCCGCAACGCGGGGAGGGCGGCCGTCTTCTGCCGCTTCGCTGGCTGCAACCTATGGTCGGGGCGCGAGGCGGACCGGCAGACCGCCGCATGCGCGTTCTGCGATACTGACTTCGTCGGTACGGATGGGGACGGCGGCGGCCGCTTCGCGAACGCAGCCGCGCTCGCCGCGGCGATCGGCGCGACATGGGAGGCGACGACGTGGCAGGGCCGCAGGCTCGTCGTTATGACGGGAGGTGAGCCGCTGCTCCAGGTCGATGCCGCCCTCGTCGAGGCGCTGCACGCCGACGGGTTCGAAGTGGCTGTCGAGACCAACGGCACCATCGCGCCGCCGGCGGGAGTGGACTGGCTGTGCGTCAGCCCAAAGGGCACGGCGAAGATGGCGGTAACCTCCGGCGACGAGTTGAAGCTCGTCTTCCCCCAGCGTGACGCGCGACCCGCCGACTTCGACCACCTGGACTTCCGGCACAGGCTTCTCCAGCCGATGGACGGACCGGACGTGGAGCAGAACACCGCCGCCACCGTCGCGTTCTGCATGGCCAACCCGGACTGGCGGCTGTCACTCCAGACCCACAAGCAGTTGGGGATCCGCTGA
- the queC gene encoding 7-cyano-7-deazaguanine synthase QueC has protein sequence MTETAMVLFSGGQDSATCLAWALDRFDSVETIGFDYGQRHAVELEVRKTALAALRRDFPTWAIRLGEDHLIDLSVLGQISETALTRGGEIAMQANGLSNTFVPGRNLMFLTFAAALAYRRSAKHLVTGVCETDYSGYPDCRDDTIKALQVALNLGMESRFVIHTPLMWIDKAATWATAKDLGGDALVDIVRRDTHTCYIGDRSVLHSWGYGCGNCLACNLRREGYCQFADADGIDVFP, from the coding sequence ATGACCGAGACCGCGATGGTGCTGTTCTCCGGCGGACAGGATTCGGCGACCTGCCTCGCTTGGGCCCTCGACCGCTTCGACAGCGTGGAGACGATCGGCTTCGACTACGGCCAGAGGCACGCGGTCGAGCTGGAGGTGCGCAAGACCGCGCTGGCGGCGCTGCGCCGCGACTTCCCCACTTGGGCCATACGGCTCGGGGAGGACCACCTGATCGACCTTTCGGTCCTCGGACAGATCAGCGAGACGGCACTGACGCGCGGAGGCGAGATCGCCATGCAGGCCAACGGCCTGTCGAACACCTTCGTGCCGGGCCGCAACCTAATGTTCCTGACGTTCGCGGCGGCGCTCGCCTACCGTCGATCCGCCAAGCACCTCGTCACCGGCGTGTGCGAGACGGACTATTCGGGCTACCCCGACTGTCGCGACGACACGATCAAGGCTCTGCAGGTCGCGTTGAACCTCGGCATGGAAAGCCGTTTCGTCATCCACACGCCGCTGATGTGGATCGACAAGGCCGCCACCTGGGCGACGGCCAAGGATCTGGGCGGCGATGCGCTGGTCGACATCGTCAGGCGGGATACACACACGTGCTACATCGGCGACCGCAGCGTCCTTCACAGTTGGGGATACGGCTGCGGCAACTGTCTGGCGTGCAACCTGCGTCGCGAGGGCTATTGCCAGTTCGCCGACGCGGATGGCATCGATGTGTTCCCGTAG
- a CDS encoding HNH endonuclease translates to MIEFIGPKDAWVESTSGERLLFMLLRHHREYAFLVKTLSGSGLRLGGRFSDMSNFFVGASVLHLMQRMVKLAKDVIAEQDGRLDQVRVLRARMFDVLITPLEYGGDMGALVQEVLASAEQSTKELKPGLRDRVAKHGPPDCYSCGRTFGVTPPGETDPLARTADHVWPRALGGDSRFDNLLPACKDCNNAKEHIAAWQMAWLQPAVFTESHGNGGLKGLRRENRMALHMRAAMAYANQNGSTLRDAYLAIGPRIDPARLDDDQGYDFFNLRVHDEARTNVFWTPA, encoded by the coding sequence ATGATCGAGTTCATCGGGCCAAAAGACGCTTGGGTCGAATCGACATCCGGCGAGCGCCTGCTCTTCATGCTGCTCCGGCATCACCGGGAGTATGCGTTTCTCGTGAAGACGCTATCTGGCAGCGGTCTGCGCCTGGGCGGCCGCTTCTCCGACATGAGCAACTTCTTCGTCGGAGCTTCCGTGCTCCACCTCATGCAGCGGATGGTCAAGCTCGCCAAGGACGTGATTGCCGAACAGGATGGTCGGCTGGATCAGGTCCGGGTGCTCAGGGCGCGCATGTTCGACGTGCTCATCACACCGCTTGAGTATGGCGGCGACATGGGGGCTCTCGTGCAGGAAGTCTTGGCGAGCGCCGAGCAGTCCACCAAGGAGCTGAAGCCGGGTCTTCGCGACCGGGTGGCAAAGCATGGCCCTCCCGACTGCTACTCCTGCGGTCGTACGTTCGGTGTGACGCCACCCGGGGAGACCGACCCGCTGGCCCGCACCGCAGATCACGTCTGGCCCCGAGCGCTTGGCGGTGACTCAAGGTTCGATAACCTGCTGCCCGCTTGCAAGGATTGTAACAACGCCAAGGAGCATATCGCCGCGTGGCAGATGGCGTGGCTGCAGCCAGCGGTTTTTACAGAGTCCCATGGCAACGGGGGACTAAAGGGGCTCCGGCGGGAAAATCGGATGGCTCTCCACATGCGGGCCGCCATGGCGTATGCGAACCAGAATGGCTCGACGCTGCGAGATGCCTACCTGGCAATCGGGCCTCGTATCGATCCCGCTCGGCTTGACGACGACCAGGGCTACGACTTCTTCAACCTTCGCGTGCACGACGAGGCACGCACCAACGTTTTCTGGACACCTGCCTGA